The genomic stretch TTCTTCCACCCTTGAGACAATTAGaagtattcaagtacaataaggATTGACTCTGATAAGGATGACAGGCTCTTTATTAACTTCAGATCTACAGATTTAAGTATTGGGGTTTCATACCGTTTTATATCATGTTATaatgtgtatcttttttttaatttaatatcctATGGGGCATGTTTTGTTGCCATTGTAACCTCTTCATTGATTTGCCCTTGGGTCCAGTCCAGTGTCCCCCTTGGATCACTTCTCAGGGCTCACCGTATTATGCTGAGATTACAGAGTGGAGTCACTTCCCGTAAGACACGCCCCTTCTTCGTGACGTAGATCTTCCGAGCGCTCCCTCTCCTTATATGGCAGAGAAGGACTCCACTTTCCGGGCTGATGTCACAATGCCCCAAGTAAGAGAAATCAGAACGGTTTAAAAcgaattgatttatttatttagacagAAAAAAGATCCACAATATAATTACCATAGTCctatgatataatatgatacGATGTGATacaatagatgagcaataacaATACTACAATTACTAcaaccactactactactactactactactactattactaataatctatttcaatcaaatcaaatcaaaataaaaacctaTCCACAGACCATCAACTTTGCTAATTGATTTAtaattcaattgaatatataatAAGGAATAAATACTATGAATACATTTGTAATTTAATTGGTTGGATTGTAAATTattcagatagatagatagatagatagatagatagatagagagacagacagacagacagacagacagacagacagacagaaagatagatagatagatagatagatagatagatagatagatagatagatagatagatagatggatggatggatggatggatggatggatggatggatagatagatagatagatagatagatagatagatagatagaaacaaAAATATGCAGGAAAGTAATAGCAAAGTAATATTAGAATATTAGACATATTATCACTATATCATTCAAGCCATAACCTGTAATAGTTTCTGCGACACTTGAAATAATAACAGGTCTGTGTTCATTTCAAGATGCAGTGGAGGCATGAAGTCTGAAAGTACAATGTTTCAGTTGAGGTTAGGCAGTCTGTGTCGCCCTCTAGTGGTTCATTATAAGCAATGGCGCGTATGGTGTTATACATAATAACCGAATGCCATAACAGACCCTGTCCCGCCACATTTAGTTGCTTATATCAGTGTATATGCATGACTGAGACTTACATTGTTACTTTGGAAAGTAGGTTATTTCCCTTTATTTCAGTTGTGCACAACCCCAATCTTTATTATTACTccataaattagttttttaaaCTGAATGTACTGATGTTCTTacctttccttttcttacccTTTTTAGGTTTATTGCGATTGACCttacctgtaaatgtttgataaattgagaatatgttttttctgtatattctgtgctgttcctgtggaccccaggaagactagctggttactaaggtaccagctaatggggatctttaataaataaacaaataaataaacaaatgtaaacaaatgttttacAGCTTTGTTTTCTGTCAGTCCCTGAATATGCATTGGTGATAATATGCTATACTCAACCAAGAAAACCAAAGCTTTTCAAGTTTTATTGTGTTGATGTTCAATATTATATATGATAAAGACTATATCTATAAATTAAAAGCCTTCTTGCCATTTATTTCGACATGTTGGGTCTTTCTTAATTCACAACAGGACATGAAGTCATGTTAAATAACTGTATGGTGCAATTGCTTGTGATTTTCCTGTTTGTGTGCTAAATCAGTGCTACTTGGATGTCTTTAGCTGACATTTATTGCATACTTCAACCTGTTGTAACTCTGTAACAGTGGAGTAGTTACAACATGTTATAGTTTCATACAGTGCTAAGACCTATGTGGTGCTGTATAATATTTATACTCTTCGTGTGTGCTGAAACATAAGGATCTGAAGACCAGTTTGCAGGATTGGCCTCCATCAGTAGTAAGTGAGCCCGGCCTGTCAGCTGAAACACAATCACTTAGCCTGGATCAATACTAGCACTAATGGAATTTACCTTGAGGTACTTGGAACTAGCAGCTCTTGCAACATGTTGcaacatgttttattgtttgagCTCCTGACATGGCACACCCACTTTTTTCCTGTCACacaagaacacagaacacaatgttgcttcatttcatctggtttattttcttaaatattgATTAGTTTCTGAAGTgctcagaaaacaaaacataaaaaattatacAGTATTCTTATTACAAATGGTAAACATAAGTACTCCAAGTTGATcttatatacatataacaaTGAGTGAAACCCCATTAAacaactttagaaaaaaacatgaagcttttcTAGCTGAATTTCttacaattaagaaaaaaaagtacattgtaCTGTAACTCAGAAGTCAGGCAGCTTTTGTTACAACTTTTCAGCCGTTTAGAGTTGGCCAACACGCCCATGTTTGAGGCCATTATGGCTACAGCAAGAAAAGTCTCTATTGCAGGTTCTTAAATCCCCTAATACTGAATTTCTCCTTTTGATGGTGATGATAAGGTCCATGCAGAGCTGGGTGTAAATCAAGAAAACTTCAGTCCTGTCCAgttctgtaaaaaataacagCACGAAACAGAAACAAAGGTATCCTGCTAGGTGCCATGCCCCCCTCTGGGTCACGGCTACTGTCACTGTCCCGAGCCCCTCTCTGGGACGCGCCACCGGGGGAACGCGTGGCACTCAGGAACTTTAGTGCGGCCCCCGGTCCTGCCAGTGTCGCGCCACATCATCCCAAATCCCCTCAAGATTTTCGGGAGATACAGCCACTCACTATCACAGGATGCGTCCGTTTCGTTCAACTAAcagtctgtttctctctgcaggGACGCCGCCTCAGAAGGTCTGGAGCTGCTGCGTTAACATGAGCTGGCACCCGCTGTTGACGTGGTTCATCACCTTCTGCTTCAGCTGGGCCACCTGTTCACGCAACATGTTGGCGGTGGACGCGAGCTCCGAGTTCTGGGACTTGAGGTTCTTCACTTTATCCTCCAGCCTCGAGATGCGCTCCAGCTTCCTCTTCCGGCACTTGGAGGCAGCGATGCGGTTCCTCATCCGCTTTCTCTCGGCCTTGATGCGCTCCTGGCTCTCCATGTCGATCGGGGAGAGAGGAGGCGTCTCCCCCGGCATCTCAGGCACGGTTTGGGGCTCCTCTTTGAGCGCAGATAGCCGGGGGAGCTGGCCGGAGGATGGCTGCCCGTAGAGGGGGAGCTGCGGCGGGGCAGCAGAGAAGGACATAGTCGGGGCTGAGGTGGTGTAGCTGGGCGCAGAGACGGTGCTGATGGCCGGGTGGAAAGTGTTCAAGTCCTCGTAAACCGGCGAGTCGGAGCGCATGGTTGCGTTGTTGTTGTAAACTGTAGCGCCGGCAACGGATGACACAGGCGGCAGGGCAGTGTTGACACTCTGAGGAGCCGAGGTGACGCTCACACTGGTCGTGCCCGGCATGTGCTGGTGGTGGAGCTCCGCCAGGGCTCGGACGAACCCCTCGGCGAAGCCCTCCTGCTCGTCGGTGACATTCTTCGGACACATGAACTGGGTCGGGGTCGGCGTGGTGGTGATGAGCCCGTTACTAGACTGGATGATGAGCCGCTCCAGCTCCGGAGAGGCCAGCTTCAGCAAACCCACGTCGGGAGAGGTGAGGATGTCGCTGGCTTTGGCGCGGAGGTGAGGCTTCAGGGAGCCCGACGGGTCCGTCAGGTTCAGGGTCATGTTGTGTTTCAGCACTTTGGGGTTGCTGTATCCGAAGCCGGCGTTGTCTTGCTGGGAGAAAGCGTTGAGTGAGTCGTCATAGAAAGTAGTTTCCATCTTGGTATACATGGAAGAAAAAACCAACGTAGCTACAAAGTcttttaaacaacttttttgTCCTCTTTCTCTCGGTTCTTCCTTGTTTCCAAACGTCCTCTCTGTCCGGTAAAAACTTCCAACTGCTTGACAGGAATCAAGACTTACTTCTTTAAGTCAGCAGCGATGGTGGACTTGTAACAGTTCACAAAGTATCCAGTGAATGAACAGACTCCTCTGCTGTGCGGTGTCTGCTCCGCCGGGCTGTGTGTATACTCTGAGCCGTACAGCGTGGAGGCAAACCTTATCTGCTGCCGCTGCCTCTCTAAAAATAGCCATGATGTCATGACGGGGCTCTCCCATTGGCTGGTGGGCGTGTCGAGGGGGCGGGGCCCTGCCCTCCGATAAGGCGCGTTGCCTAGACGACCACCCAGAAGATTCTTAATCTCGCGGTGTATTGTGGGATGCGGTAATGCTGTGAAGGAGAGCGTAAGCGCGGGGCATTGTGGGATGACGTATTGTTTTTGAATATCTGGTTACCCGCTTTACTGTCAGTGGCGGGACagccagtggagctgctgcATGTGTCTCTCCGCACAGATTGTTTTGGTAAACGGCtctactgtacatttatttaacactttctatttactttaactttttttctacatgtagGGCTCTTTGATTTAACCTCGCAGAAGCCcttaaatgacttttttttaactttagtaTACTGACAATACAGATCTTTCTGATTTCTAAAATAgatagacataaaaaaaaggaaaaaatgcagGAAATTAATGGCAAAATAATATCTGACATACGTACCACAAGCTTTCATATTGAATTTAGTTTCTTTgacacttataataataataataataataataataataataacaatttaataATGACAGGTCTGCCTGTGTTCATTTGAAGCAACAACTCATGAGCACTAATAAGATGCAGTGGAGGCATGAAGTCTttactacttttatttttctgccattCTATGGTATCTTTTActctatgtatttttatttgtttattttattttattttatttatttgtttttttatttacatttatttattgtgttttgtttgtaatgccatgctgtgaagcactttgagctgcagtttatgtatgaaaggtgctataaaaatagttattattgttattattattattattattattattatttgaacagctctactgtacatttatttaatagtAGTATACTATTTATTATACTGACAATAAAGATCTTTCTGATTTCTAagatagatagacagaaaaaaaaggaaaaaatgcagTAAGTTAATGGCAAAATAATATCTGACATACATACCACAAGCtttcatatttaatttagttCCTTTtacacttaataataataataataataataataataataattaatgac from Centropristis striata isolate RG_2023a ecotype Rhode Island chromosome 9, C.striata_1.0, whole genome shotgun sequence encodes the following:
- the jun gene encoding transcription factor AP-1; amino-acid sequence: MYTKMETTFYDDSLNAFSQQDNAGFGYSNPKVLKHNMTLNLTDPSGSLKPHLRAKASDILTSPDVGLLKLASPELERLIIQSSNGLITTTPTPTQFMCPKNVTDEQEGFAEGFVRALAELHHQHMPGTTSVSVTSAPQSVNTALPPVSSVAGATVYNNNATMRSDSPVYEDLNTFHPAISTVSAPSYTTSAPTMSFSAAPPQLPLYGQPSSGQLPRLSALKEEPQTVPEMPGETPPLSPIDMESQERIKAERKRMRNRIAASKCRKRKLERISRLEDKVKNLKSQNSELASTANMLREQVAQLKQKVMNHVNSGCQLMLTQQLQTF